One Vicia villosa cultivar HV-30 ecotype Madison, WI linkage group LG5, Vvil1.0, whole genome shotgun sequence genomic window, ttttgaacttcatagaaagagagaaacggagaaaggacttaaggatctataccatggattacgggagaaagagagctaggaaatacaccttcaagattccccaggtcgaggaactggaaaagctcggaaaactggtggtcaacccctaggctttcaaggagaagtatggaaaacttctgcctttgctcaataccaacattgtggatgggatccttcccaccttggtacagttttacgatccaacgtatcactgcttcacctttccagattatcagctcatgcctacgttggaggagtactctcgtctgattggaatacccgtgtacgcgcaagatgcgtactccggtttggaaaagaatcctgacgacattatcatcgctgcaactactcctttgaacgtagtcgacatcagaactcatatggtgagtagaggaggaattcaaggattgccctccaaattcctgcttgatcaagctcggtactttgtcagcatccaagatatgagcgcttttgaggaaatcttggctttgcttatctacggattgtttttgttccataacattaacgatttcgtcgacatcgacgcaattaagatcttcttaattggaaatccagttccaaccttgcttgcggatgcttatcactctgtgcattcaagaaacctgcagcgaggaggattaatcacatgttgcgtaccgttgttatacgaatggttcgtttcgcacctgccgaagtctagcactttctggagcgTGAGGGATGACCTTTACTGGTCAcaaaaaatcatgtctctcactcatacagacattgattggtgtagtcctgacaacgacgaaaccaagatcatcttcagttgcggaagttttcccaacataccccttattggaactaagggaggaatcagctacaatccagctttagcccgtcgtcaatacggctatcccatgaaaaatataccaagtaacatccaattggagggtctgttcttcaagaacatcgacgatcatggcaacatgctgaaaaaggaaattgtccaagcctggcgtcttgttcacagcaaagggagaagattgttaggaaaacatctttgcatctccctggaaccttaccttcaatgggtacgcgtcagagcattcaagcttaggatgccatatcaacatcaagaacctattcccctaagggaactgttctggtctgggccgagcaggcccaacccttgattaccagccgagcaggcccacttCCCTTGGGCCCAATTACTGGACAACAGATAGGGGCTGCCCGTCGCGAAGAccctggccgagcaggcccaaacttTTGGGCCCACTTACTAgataaccgtcaaggagttatccacgcaCGAAGATCACGCGTCACGTCccagcgaaggattcggtcaaccatcttcgaaccctacgctatgtgcatccagaacgtgagtctcctgctgactcagccctagcatgggacgttctggcagttccctagcacgtgggcctccagttggatttggcccaattagggaaccttggcccagcgctgggggctataaataccctctttcactagagggtcgggtattctattcttaactctaaacctcattctctgatagctactgacttaagcatcggagagccttgcaggtaccccccccatcttgctcttcaagccagatattgcgccttgacgattcttctgatcaggtacgatcagtggcgccgtccgtgggaaccttgctcccccttctttaacaaagatcaaagcataacCTTTCACCATCGTCATGGCCAACAACAACACACCTAGTCCTAATCCCTTTGTCCTGGAACAACTGATTGAAGATTCCAGCCGCAAACTGACGAACCGCCGTCGGCAGGAACGTGCTTTTGCCGGACAGAGGCAACAGATTCAGCACATTCAACATGTGCACGGCCTTCAACAAGTTCAGAACGTCGAACAAACCCATCCTGAAGGACAGGTTCAGAATGGGGAAGACGGGCAGACCCGGCCCCAGACTGAACCAGACCAGCTCCAAGTGGTGAATGAAACTGATACCCGAGACGGGCAACCCGCTTCCTCGTTCACCCACACCTCTGGCAGACGAAGAAGCCGTAGCCCGGACGAGGAGGAACAGATCAACATTCCCAAGGGCGCTGATCCGACTGCCATTCTCCTACTCAAAGAGCTACAGAAGACCAACCGCCTCATTCGCCAACAGGGCGACCACATCCACGAcctggaaaggaagcgacgataTCGCTCCCCCCAACGGAGACGCCATCGG contains:
- the LOC131605355 gene encoding uncharacterized protein LOC131605355, producing MANNNTPSPNPFVLEQLIEDSSRKLTNRRRQERAFAGQRQQIQHIQHVHGLQQVQNVEQTHPEGQVQNGEDGQTRPQTEPDQLQVVNETDTRDGQPASSFTHTSGRRRSRSPDEEEQINIPKGADPTAILLLKELQKTNRLIRQQGDHIHDLERKRRYRSPQRRRHRSRSYSSSRSPPRRSRKRSPSRSRSPLRRNRRQRSYSRSPPRKTRKNQKPETTEAKSLSPEQEHRGPSKAVQKVHEHSPKDNRKISGKARTKPQRGRHSNSPEPSDEEDFRSPLSEQIRRVRLPRGIEKPPALDHYDGTTDPDDHIRSIEAVMDYHVSSNTSNF